Proteins encoded together in one Sphingomonas radiodurans window:
- a CDS encoding acyl carrier protein, with the protein MISVAKAQVDTTVRAVLRDVLGLSDARVAAFDETTPLFGALPELDSMAVAGVLTEIEDRLGIVIDDDEVDGEMLETFGALTRFAADKALA; encoded by the coding sequence GTGATTTCGGTAGCAAAGGCACAGGTCGACACGACGGTCCGCGCGGTGCTCCGCGATGTTCTGGGACTTTCCGATGCGCGCGTCGCCGCGTTCGACGAGACGACGCCGCTGTTCGGCGCGCTGCCCGAGCTGGATTCGATGGCCGTTGCCGGCGTGCTCACCGAGATCGAGGATCGGCTGGGGATCGTGATCGACGATGACGAGGTCGACGGCGAAATGCTCGAGACGTTCGGCGCGCTGACGCGGTTCGCGGCCGACAAGGCGCTGGCCTGA